A genomic segment from Nicotiana sylvestris chromosome 1, ASM39365v2, whole genome shotgun sequence encodes:
- the LOC104227398 gene encoding uncharacterized protein translates to MRIVPIWVNLPGLPIQCWAEENLGRIASLLGKPICTDRLTAECERISYARVLVEMDITQPLPNESYIEIPDGRSWMQNVKFEWKPKFCLECYTFGHNTGDCQKDVQQEEGPRKQRRRRNKKTTMKWKPKVVNNRGKQVVVVKGPVDKAKYREVNYDELAKRNAFAALTILERPSDGNQQQQVSRNGSGQLTQGSTSSNHNPP, encoded by the exons ATGAGAATTGTTCCAATATGGGTCAATTTACCTGGTCTACCGATTCAGTGCTGGGCTGAGGAAAATCTAGGGAGGATAGCTAGCCTACTAGGAAAACCTATATGCACTGATAGATTAACTGCTGAGTGTGAGAGGATTTCTTATGCTCGAGTCCTTGTGGAAATGGACATAACTCAGCCGTTGCCTAATGAGAGCTATATTGAGATACCAGATGGAAGAAGTTGGATGCAGAatgtgaaatttgaatggaaacCGAAATTCTGTCTAGAGTGTTACACATTTGGGCATAATACTGGTGACTGCCAAAAAGATGTGCAACAAGAGGAAGGACCAAGGaagcaaagaagaagaagaaataagaaaaccaCAATGAAGTGGAAACCAAAAGTT GTGAACAACAGAGGGAAACAAGTAGTAGTTGTAAAAGGACCAGTTGACAAAGCAAAGTATAGAGAGGTCAATTATGATGAATTGGCTAAAAGGAATGCATTTGCTGCACTGACCATATTGGAAAGACCATCAGATGGGAATCAACAACAGCAAGTGTCCAGAAATGGATCAGGCCAATTGACCCAGGGAAGCACCTCAAGTAATCATAATCCCCCATGA